The following are encoded together in the Vicugna pacos chromosome 26, VicPac4, whole genome shotgun sequence genome:
- the LOC140689411 gene encoding uncharacterized protein, with product MSWRATFSEGGSGSGGSFQPITAILLSSCTLALHARQLDVRLQLDYVSASQLVVCIGEQRGCILKDESLENRLSCQFQAEGNIVFQTVQSWGGSGSGGSFQPITAILLSSCTLALHARQLDVRLQLDYVSASQTPLFPPQHGWLWTLSLCWLRDRKCEQLRAWTAGACDFNE from the exons atgtcctggagagccaccttctccga gggcggtagtggctccgggggcagcttccagccgatcacggccatcctgctgtcctcatgcacgctggccctgcacgccaggcagctggacgtcaggctgcagctggactacgtctccgcctcgcag cttgttgtgtgtataggagagCAAAGAGGTTGTATCCTGAAGgatgagagccttgagaacaggctctcctgtcaatttcaggctgaaggcaacattgttttccaaacggtgcagagctg gggcggtagtggctccgggggcagcttccagccgatcacggccatcctgctgtcctcatgcacgctggccctgcacgccaggcagctggacgtcaggctgcagctggactacgtctccgcctcgcag ACCCCACTGTTTCCTCCTCAACATGGCTGGTTGTGGACCCTTAGCCTCTGCTGGTTGCGTGACAGGAAGTGTGAGCAGCTCCGAGCGTGGACAGCAGGTGCCTGTGACTTTAACGAGTGA